Sequence from the Pseudomonadota bacterium genome:
CGAGATCAGCGCGTTCGGCAATTACACCGTCGCAACCCTGATTGGTCTCAACACCATCCTCATCGTGATGTTCGGCGCGACCATGGTCGCCGAACACACCCTCACCATGGGCCAACTGATCGCGGTGTCCATGTTGTCGTCGCGCGCCATCGGTCCGGTCGCCCAGATCGCGGGCCTGGTGTTGCGCTGGGAGCAGACCAAGGTCGCGCTGGCGGCGATGGACAAGGTCATGGCGGCGCCCACCGACGGCGGCGCCGGCGATCTGCACGTGCCGGGCCTGCGCGGCGCCATTGAACTGCGCGACGTGCATTTCGCCTATGCCGAGAACGCGCCCTTGCTGAAGGGGTTCAACCTGCGCATCGCGCCCGGCGAGAAGGTCGGTTTCATCGGTCGCATCGGTTCCGGCAAGAGCACCTTGCTGCGCCTGCTGCTGAACATCTACGCGCCCGTGCAGGGCACGGTCATGATCGACGGCGTGCCGGTGGGGCAGATGGATCCCTTGAGCCTGCGTCGTCAGCTGGGCTACGTGCCGCAGGACGTCACGCTGTTCCACGGTGACATCAAGGAAAACATCCTGCTCGGCTCGACCAATGTCGATGACGCGCAATTGCTCGAAGCGGTGCGCCTCGCCTGTCTCGAGGAAACCCTGCAGCAATTGCCGCAAGGGCTCGCCACGGAAGTGGGCGAGCGAGGCGAGCGGCTGTCGGGCGGGCAGCGCCAGGCGGTCGCCATCGCGCGTGCGCTGGTGCAGCGTCCGCGGCTCATCCTCATGGACGAACCGAGCAGCATGATGGACCCGGCCACCGAGCAGCAGCTGATTGCCAACCTCAAGCGTCTCGGCGACGTGACCTTGCTGCTGGTGACCCATCGCACCGCCATGCTGCCCTTGATGGACCGCCTGGTGGTGGTCGACCAAGGGCGCGTGTTGCTGGACGGTCCGCGTGACGAGGTGCTGAAGCGCCTGCAGGCCGGCGCGCAGCAGGCGCCGGTCGAGCGCGCGGTGAACGCATGAGTTCGATGGCGCACGCCGATCTCGACAGAGGGCCGCGACTCGCCGCGCGCGCGCTGGTGGCCGTGTTGAGCGTTTTCCTGGTGCTGGCGCTGGCGTGGATGAGCGTTGCGAAACTGGATATCTCCGTGCATGCCATGGGCCAGGTCACGCCGTCGTCCAAGATCCAGCTCATTCAAAGCCTGGAGGGCGGCATCGTGCGCGAGATCGCCGTGCGCGAAGGCCAGAGCGTGAAAAAGAACGATCTGTTGGCCCACGTCGAAAACCTGCAGTACACCGCCGAGCAGGGCGAAGACCAGCATCAGCTATGGGCGGCGCAGGCCGCCATCACGCGCCTCGACGCCGAACTCGCCGGCCGCACGCCGGTGTTCGCGCCCGAACTCGAGACCAACGTGCCGGACCTCGTCGCCAAGGAACGCAGCCTGTGGCTGACGCGTGAGAAGGAGCGCCACGACGCGCTCGAGACCGCGCAACGTCAGCTCGCGCAGCGTGAACAGGAACTGGTGGAAGCCCAGGCGCGCATCGTGTCCTATGCTGCGCTGCTGGCCAGCAGCCGCGAAAGCCTCGCCATGGAGGAGAAGCTCGCCGCCCAGGGCGCCGGTGCGCGCGCTGACTTCCTGCGTGCGCAACAGGAAGTGACGCGCGTGGAAGGCGATCTCGATGCCGCGCGCACCTCGGTGCCGCGTCTCGAAGCGGCCATCGCCGAAGGCCGCTCGCGGGTCGCGGAAGTGCTGTCCCATGCGCGCGCCGAATCGAGTCGCGAACGCAGCAAGCTCGCCACCGAGGCGGCGACCCTCACCGCCAAGCTCACCGGCAGCAACGATCGCGTGGCGCGCCGCGAACTGCGCTCGCCGATGGACGGCGTGGTCAATCGCCTCTTGATCAGCACCGTCGGCGGCGTGGCCAAGGCCGGCGAAACCATCATGGAACTGGTGCCGGTGCAGGACACCTTGCTGGTCACGGCGCGCGTGAAACCGTCCGACATCGCCTTCATCCGCCCCGGCCAGGACGCCATCATCGGCATCACCGCCTACGATTCGTCGATATTCGGGCGTCTCGACGGCAAGGTGCTGCGGGTCGGCGCCGACGCCATCGCCGATCCCAAGCCGCAGTCGGAAAATCCGCTGTATTTCGAGGTGGTGCTGGAGACCGATCGCAATTACCTCGGCAAGCCCGAAGAACGCCTGGTGATCTCGTCGGGCATGGCGGCTGATGCCAGCATCCACACCGGCAAGCGCACGCTCATGGAGTACATGCTGAAACCGGTGATCAAGACCTTCGACAAGGCCCTGCGCGAGCGCTGAGCGATGCGTGCCTTGCGTTCGTCCATGAATACCTGCGCGTGGCTGTGCGCGCTGCTCGCGCTATCGGCCGCCGGTGTGCGCGCCGAGAGCCTGGACAGCGTGGTGCAGGATGTCGTGGCGAAGCACCCGACGGTGCGCTCCAGCGCCGCGCTGCTCGACGCCGCCGCCGAGCGCGTGCGCCAGGCGAAATCCAATTACTACCCGAGCGTCGGCATGCAGGCTATGGCCAACAAGGCCCACGACAGCCAGCTCGGATCGCGGCTCGATCGCAGCACGCGCAACGCCGATGCCTTCCTGCGCTGGAACCTGTTCCGCGGCCTGGCCGACTATCACAGCGTGCGCATGGCGAAATCGGATCGCGATGCGGCGGACGAGGACCTCGCCGATGCGCACGAGCGTGTGGCCCTGCAGGTGGCGGCCGCCTATCTCGACGTGCTGCGCCTGCGTCGCCGTCTCGAGGTCGCCGCCAACTACGTGAGCGAGACCGCCAAGCTCATGGACGACGTCGGCAAGCTGGTGGCGGCCGGCAAGGCCGCACCCGCCGACATCGAACAGATCAAGGTCGGACACATCGAAGCGCAATGGCAGGTCGGACAGTTACGCGGCGAGCTGGCCGGTGCCGAGCAGGGCTATCGCCTGCTGGTCGGTACGCCGCCGGGCGAACTTCGGGATCCGCGCAACGAAGACGCGATGGCGACGCTCAGCCAGGACGACGTGCTCGAACAAGTGTTGGCCACCAATCCCAAGGTGCGGGCCGCGCAGGCACGCGTCGCCGCGCGCGGCGAGGAAGTGGGCGTGGCGGGCGGTGCCCTCATGCCGCGCGTCGACCTGGAACTGCGCAAGCGCGTCTACTCCGACATCAAGCCCGACCCGGTGGTGGAATCGCGCGACAGCGCGCAGGTCTCGCTCAATTACGAAATGCCGCTCGGCGGCGGCAATTTCAGCGCCAAGCGCGAAGCCGCGGCGCGCATGGCGGCGGCCCAGGCCGATCTGGACGAAGCACGGCTCGAAGCCGAGACCAACAGCAGCCAGTTGTGGAACGTGTGGAGCGAAGCGCGCAACATCAGCGACAGCCTCGGTAGCCGCGCCGCCGCCAGCGACAAGGTGGTGGCCGCCTACGATCAGCAGTTCAACGCCGGCCGTCGCTCCCTGCAGGACCTGATCGCGATCCGCGATGAACACCAGCGCACCCAGGCCGACGTCATCGACAACCTGCATGCGCGGCAGCTCGGCGCGATGCAGATCCTGGCCTTGTTGGGCAGGCTGCGCGAGAGTTTGAACGCCCATCCGTAGGTGCGAATTCATTCGCACATGGACGGCTGCACCCTGCATCAGGATTATCAATGCGGTGTGCGAATGAATTCGCACCTACCGATCACGGGTCCGCCCGCAGCAAGCGCTCCCGCACCTGGTCCTGACGCTCGTAGGCTTCCGCTTCCAGCGCATGACCGCGATCCTGGCAGCCGCCACAGGCCAGCATGTCGCGCACGTACTCGCATTTGAATTCACGCCTACCGAGGCGCTGGAACTGGCGGATGTGCTCGAGCTCGTGGGCGAGGATCTCGGCCAGGCCGTCGGTGCCGAGGCCCACCAGGCCGTCATCGAGGTAGAGCTGGCCGGGCGCGGGCACCATGCCGGTGCCGGCCGCCAGCGGGCAGAACGCGATATGGCTGGCGCGCAATTCGTCCTCACTCGCAAGCCCGGCACCGCGCAGGCGCGTCGCGGCGGCATCGATGGCCGCCGCCGCCGCGGCCGGCGCCTGGTAGAGGCTGCAGCGCGCCACCACCATCAGCGCGATCAGATCGAAGGCGTTCTCGCAGTCGAAGCGTTCGCCAGCGAGCGGCGCGGAAGTGGCGGGTGAGGCGGAGGGTTGAGGTATCGCGTCGTCGGCCGCGACCAGCAGCGGCGCGAGCCCGCACAGGCATGCGAGCAGCAGGGCGAGACAGCGCATCATGGCGTCATCATAACGTCGTGCCCGACACCTCTCGACAGTCGCGGTGCGTTTCTCGTATGTTTGCACCCAAGGGGTGCAACGCCAGCATTGGCGTCAGCAGGACTATCGCAGGGTCGGGCCGCCATGCGGGAGCCCGCTATGTCGTCGCCCAACCCTGACCAATCACGCCAAACAGGCCACAGCCTTTCGCTGGGCGCGCGCGTACGCCAGTTCATCGGTGTCGAGGCGTTAAGTGGCTTGGTGCTGCTGGGCGCCGCGGCGCTGGCGCTGGCATGGGCCAACTCGCCGTGGGCGGCGCATTACTTCGCGCTATGGGATTACGTGCCGGTGCCCGGTCTCACCGCCCATGCGCGGCCAGTGCCGCTCAGGCTGTGGATCAACGACGGCCTGATGAGCGTCTTTTTTTTCGTGGTCGGCCTCGAGATCCGTCGCGAAATGCACAACGGCGCGCTGTGCAACCTCAAGCTTGCAACCCTGCCCTTGCTGGCCGCCATCGGCGGCGTGACCGCGCCAGCCCTCATCTACATGTATTTCAACCAGGCGCCGCTGGCGCGTGGTGGCTGGGCGGTGCCGACCGCCACCGATATCGCCTTCGCGGTCGGCGTGCTGGCGCTGCTCGGCAAACGCGTGCCCAACGCGCTGCGCGTGCTGCTGCTCGCCATTGCCATCATCGACGACATCATCGCGGTGCTGATCATCGCGTTCTTCTATGCCGATGGCATCGCGCTGCGCGGCGTCGCGATCGCGCTGGCCGGCTGTGCGCTGGTGCTGATCATCCAGCGCACCGGCCAGCGCAAGCCCATGGATTTCGGCGTGCCGGCGCTGATCATCTGGTACGGCATGCTGAGCGCCCACATCCATCCCGCGATTGCCGGCGTGGTGTTGGGGCTGTTGACGCCGATGCGCGACCTGTCCGG
This genomic interval carries:
- a CDS encoding HlyD family type I secretion periplasmic adaptor subunit, translated to MSSMAHADLDRGPRLAARALVAVLSVFLVLALAWMSVAKLDISVHAMGQVTPSSKIQLIQSLEGGIVREIAVREGQSVKKNDLLAHVENLQYTAEQGEDQHQLWAAQAAITRLDAELAGRTPVFAPELETNVPDLVAKERSLWLTREKERHDALETAQRQLAQREQELVEAQARIVSYAALLASSRESLAMEEKLAAQGAGARADFLRAQQEVTRVEGDLDAARTSVPRLEAAIAEGRSRVAEVLSHARAESSRERSKLATEAATLTAKLTGSNDRVARRELRSPMDGVVNRLLISTVGGVAKAGETIMELVPVQDTLLVTARVKPSDIAFIRPGQDAIIGITAYDSSIFGRLDGKVLRVGADAIADPKPQSENPLYFEVVLETDRNYLGKPEERLVISSGMAADASIHTGKRTLMEYMLKPVIKTFDKALRER
- a CDS encoding TolC family protein codes for the protein MRALRSSMNTCAWLCALLALSAAGVRAESLDSVVQDVVAKHPTVRSSAALLDAAAERVRQAKSNYYPSVGMQAMANKAHDSQLGSRLDRSTRNADAFLRWNLFRGLADYHSVRMAKSDRDAADEDLADAHERVALQVAAAYLDVLRLRRRLEVAANYVSETAKLMDDVGKLVAAGKAAPADIEQIKVGHIEAQWQVGQLRGELAGAEQGYRLLVGTPPGELRDPRNEDAMATLSQDDVLEQVLATNPKVRAAQARVAARGEEVGVAGGALMPRVDLELRKRVYSDIKPDPVVESRDSAQVSLNYEMPLGGGNFSAKREAAARMAAAQADLDEARLEAETNSSQLWNVWSEARNISDSLGSRAAASDKVVAAYDQQFNAGRRSLQDLIAIRDEHQRTQADVIDNLHARQLGAMQILALLGRLRESLNAHP
- a CDS encoding ATP-binding cassette domain-containing protein, with protein sequence EISAFGNYTVATLIGLNTILIVMFGATMVAEHTLTMGQLIAVSMLSSRAIGPVAQIAGLVLRWEQTKVALAAMDKVMAAPTDGGAGDLHVPGLRGAIELRDVHFAYAENAPLLKGFNLRIAPGEKVGFIGRIGSGKSTLLRLLLNIYAPVQGTVMIDGVPVGQMDPLSLRRQLGYVPQDVTLFHGDIKENILLGSTNVDDAQLLEAVRLACLEETLQQLPQGLATEVGERGERLSGGQRQAVAIARALVQRPRLILMDEPSSMMDPATEQQLIANLKRLGDVTLLLVTHRTAMLPLMDRLVVVDQGRVLLDGPRDEVLKRLQAGAQQAPVERAVNA
- the nhaA gene encoding Na+/H+ antiporter NhaA, producing the protein MSSPNPDQSRQTGHSLSLGARVRQFIGVEALSGLVLLGAAALALAWANSPWAAHYFALWDYVPVPGLTAHARPVPLRLWINDGLMSVFFFVVGLEIRREMHNGALCNLKLATLPLLAAIGGVTAPALIYMYFNQAPLARGGWAVPTATDIAFAVGVLALLGKRVPNALRVLLLAIAIIDDIIAVLIIAFFYADGIALRGVAIALAGCALVLIIQRTGQRKPMDFGVPALIIWYGMLSAHIHPAIAGVVLGLLTPMRDLSGSPVERLEAALHPWVAYGVMPVFAFANAGVNFGSGGSLTSSVSLGVIAGLVLGKPLGILFATRVALAVRCCALPAGVEWRGLVVLGMLAGIGFTMAIFVANLAFPSAAMLAEAKLAVMSASLLAAILGLGAGYLLLPPVGRTSVRHSPSAPSD